The Ciconia boyciana chromosome 17, ASM3463844v1, whole genome shotgun sequence genome contains a region encoding:
- the RFLNB gene encoding refilin-B isoform X1 produces MVGRLSLREVPDLPDMRKRGDAGLDSPDSGLPPSPGPAPPPWLLSSGSPDRAATNGLPEPEPPAPAAANSVFSPSPVLPSCPPRLCPLSFGEGVEFDPLPPKEIRYTSSVKYDSEKHFIDDIYMPVGLSISSCSQTVICVPNCTWRNYKAEVHFEPRNKPQRFTSTTIVYPKHAKTVYTTTLDYNCRKTMRRFLSSIELETSEYLGNDCVLDGC; encoded by the exons ATGGTGGGTCGGCTCAGCCTGCGGGAGGTGCCCGACCTCCCGGACATGAGGAAGCGGGGCGACGCGGGGCTCGACAGCCCCGACTCCgggctgccccccagccccgggcccgcccccccgccctggCTCCTCTCCTCGGGCAGCCCCGACCGCGCCGCGACCAACGGGCTGCCGGAGCCCGagccgcccgcgcccgccgccgcg AATTCTGTGTTCTCTCCCAGCCCTgttctccccagctgccctccaAGATTGTGTCCTTTATCCTTTGGCGAAGGAGTTGAGTTTGACCCTTTACCACCAAAGGAAATAAG GTACACGTCCTCGGTTAAATACGACTCGGAGAAGCACTTCATCGACGACATCTATATGCCAGTGGGCTTAAGCATTTCTTCTTGCAGTCAGACGGTCATCTGTGTCCCAAACTGCACGTGGCGCAATTACAAAGCGGAGGTCCACTTTGAGCCTCGCAACAAGCCCCAGCGTTTCACCAGCACCACTATCGTCTACCCGAAGCACGCCAAGACTGTGTACACCACCACGCTGGATTACAACTGTCGTAAGACCATGCGGCGGTTCCTCTCCAGCATAGAGCTGGAAACTTCGGAGTACCTTGGGAACGACTGTGTCCTGGATGGTTGCTGA
- the RFLNB gene encoding refilin-B isoform X2: MVGRLSLREVPDLPDMRKRGDAGLDSPDSGLPPSPGPAPPPWLLSSGSPDRAATNGLPEPEPPAPAAANSVFSPSPVLPSCPPRLCPLSFGEGVEFDPLPPKEISQTVICVPNCTWRNYKAEVHFEPRNKPQRFTSTTIVYPKHAKTVYTTTLDYNCRKTMRRFLSSIELETSEYLGNDCVLDGC, encoded by the exons ATGGTGGGTCGGCTCAGCCTGCGGGAGGTGCCCGACCTCCCGGACATGAGGAAGCGGGGCGACGCGGGGCTCGACAGCCCCGACTCCgggctgccccccagccccgggcccgcccccccgccctggCTCCTCTCCTCGGGCAGCCCCGACCGCGCCGCGACCAACGGGCTGCCGGAGCCCGagccgcccgcgcccgccgccgcg AATTCTGTGTTCTCTCCCAGCCCTgttctccccagctgccctccaAGATTGTGTCCTTTATCCTTTGGCGAAGGAGTTGAGTTTGACCCTTTACCACCAAAGGAAATAAG TCAGACGGTCATCTGTGTCCCAAACTGCACGTGGCGCAATTACAAAGCGGAGGTCCACTTTGAGCCTCGCAACAAGCCCCAGCGTTTCACCAGCACCACTATCGTCTACCCGAAGCACGCCAAGACTGTGTACACCACCACGCTGGATTACAACTGTCGTAAGACCATGCGGCGGTTCCTCTCCAGCATAGAGCTGGAAACTTCGGAGTACCTTGGGAACGACTGTGTCCTGGATGGTTGCTGA